The following proteins are encoded in a genomic region of Prosthecobacter sp. SYSU 5D2:
- a CDS encoding TolC family protein: MHSRILPLFLLAFAASPAPALTLSEIAPRVRSHHPQLLAARMAVEEARGRQLGAGRLPNPSLGYEFQNESRVSPRSSTFSLDQSFPITRRLGLEKHLSAQLVTAAELEVKDVERRLIAEASSLAVRLLALEKQRALRQQQTRLAEELSSFTKTRAEAGEFSPLDASQAQVDAQRLLLESRRIEIESLSLQGALKPMLGLSPAQPLNLTGDLPALTLPAKSSWQQRADYQLAQARTEAAQTEASLAQARRYQDVSAGFFAAREQQDITSTRTERTGFVGFRFSIPLPFWNRNQGEIAEKAASIERARLEADALGSQITGEADTARREMEANAALVTETRDKLLPLVKEQTDKLEAAYQAGQSDLLTLLRARDQRLQLEAAALDATRDFHLARIRYEAAVGAGSEVHSPNK; the protein is encoded by the coding sequence ATGCACTCTCGCATCCTGCCCCTTTTCCTGCTGGCCTTCGCCGCCAGCCCCGCCCCGGCCCTGACCCTCAGTGAAATCGCACCCCGCGTGCGCAGTCATCATCCCCAGCTCCTCGCCGCCCGCATGGCCGTGGAGGAAGCGCGTGGCCGCCAGCTTGGCGCAGGCCGCTTGCCGAATCCTTCGTTAGGCTACGAGTTCCAGAACGAAAGCCGCGTCTCCCCCCGCTCCAGCACCTTTTCCCTGGACCAGTCCTTCCCCATCACCCGCCGCCTGGGCCTGGAAAAACACCTCAGTGCCCAGCTTGTCACTGCCGCAGAACTGGAGGTCAAAGACGTCGAACGCCGCCTCATCGCCGAGGCCAGCAGCCTCGCTGTCCGCCTTCTCGCCCTGGAAAAACAGCGTGCCCTGCGCCAGCAGCAGACCCGCTTGGCCGAGGAGCTTTCCAGCTTCACCAAAACGCGCGCTGAAGCCGGTGAGTTCTCTCCCCTGGATGCCTCCCAGGCCCAGGTGGATGCGCAGCGCCTCCTCCTCGAATCCCGTCGCATCGAGATCGAATCCCTCAGCCTCCAGGGCGCACTCAAGCCCATGCTCGGACTCAGCCCCGCACAGCCTTTGAACCTCACGGGCGACCTCCCCGCCCTCACCCTTCCCGCCAAATCTTCCTGGCAGCAGCGCGCCGATTACCAGCTCGCCCAGGCCAGGACTGAGGCCGCCCAAACGGAAGCCTCACTTGCGCAAGCCCGCCGTTATCAGGATGTCAGCGCGGGTTTCTTCGCTGCACGCGAGCAGCAGGACATCACCTCCACCCGCACGGAGCGCACCGGCTTTGTCGGCTTCCGTTTCTCCATCCCGCTGCCCTTCTGGAACCGCAATCAGGGTGAGATCGCCGAAAAGGCCGCCAGCATTGAGCGCGCCCGCCTGGAGGCCGATGCCCTCGGCAGCCAGATCACCGGCGAGGCCGATACCGCCCGCCGTGAAATGGAGGCCAATGCTGCCCTCGTCACCGAGACACGCGACAAACTCCTCCCCCTCGTCAAAGAGCAAACGGACAAGCTCGAAGCCGCCTACCAGGCCGGGCAGAGCGATCTCCTCACCCTCCTCCGCGCCCGCGACCAGCGCCTCCAGCTCGAGGCCGCCGCTCTTGATGCCACCCGCGATTTCCACCTCGCCCGCATCCGTTACGAAGCCGCCGTCGGTGCGGGAAGTGAAGTTCACTCGCCTAACAAATAA